Within the Methanobacterium sp. BRmetb2 genome, the region ACCCTGATGTTAGAAGTTCCAAATGGTGGATCAGGGGAAAAGTTGCCAGAGCACTGGCTGCAAAAATAGCACTTGCCATTCGAAAGGACGTTTTTTCTGGAGAATATGATCCCAGTATAAAAGAAGAATATAATGAAAAGTTAGAGGAAATTAAAAAAGCAAATCCATTCCCTAAAAGGTCTAAAAAAGGGCAGATAGATAAAAATAAAAAAACTAAAAAAAAGAAGAAACGGAATAAAATTTCAAAAAAGCAGGTCAAAGACTACTATTATTAATCTATTAAAAATGATATTGTAACCATTAATAAGTTAATTTCAAGTATAAAGTGCTATATCCTTTGTTAAAGATTTAAAGTTTAAAATTAAATCATTAAAATGTATTATTAGTTGAATTAGGTAGAAATTTATTAACAAATATGGATAAATAATTGGGTTTCAAAGTTGAAATTTCCATATTTGGACTAACAATACATCATGATGGGCACGGAATTGAACTTAACATCCTGAATAATCATAACTATTGATATAATATAAGGAAGCTATTTGTATTGAAAGGAGTATTGCCCGTACTATTTATTATATCAAGCATTATTTGTATAATCTTGGCCAATATTTGCACTACGATTTTCCATGCATGTGAAACAGAGAATTCAACAAAATTTTGGACACTTAAAAATGTTTAGATAAGTGTAGTATATCAAAAGAATATAAATATTACAATTAGACTATTTAGAGGAAGTATAATGGAAATAAATGAAAAATTTAATGGTGTTTTTCAAATAAACAATAGTATTGCCACTGCAAACATCAATCCAGGTATTAAAGTCTATGGAGAAAAATTGTTGGAAGTGGAAGATGCTGAATATAGAATATGGGATCCCCGCAGATCAAAACTATGCGCTGCAATAAAAAATGGTCTGAGCAATTTTCCAATAACAAAAGAATCTAAAATTTTATATTTAGGTGCTTCTGCAGGTACAACACCATCACATATATCAGATATAGCCTATGAAGGCATTGTATACTGTGTAGAATTTTCGCCAAGAATAATGAGAAATTTGATGGAAGTATGTCAAAATCGCAAAAATATGATACCTATATTGGATGATGCCACCAAGCCACTTAATTACCTTCCAATGCTTGAAAAAGTAGATATGATCTATTGTGACGTTGCCCAACCCAAACAATCAGAACTTTTCATGGATAATATGCGTTTATATCTAAAAGAAGAAGGTTATGGAATAATAACTCTAAAATCTAGAAGCATAGATGTGACTAAAAATCCTAAAAAAGTTTTTAAAGAGGAAGAATCAAAATTAAAATCAAAAGGGTTCAAAATAACTGAAAAAATAGATTTGAAACCCTATGAAAAGGATCATATGGCATTTTTATGTCAGATAGACTTTTAAATGGAAAAGAGTGTTTAAGATTTTTATTAAACAGATTTATGAAAGCTTTTTTATTATTCTTTCAATAATTATCTGGGCAATATTTTCTTTTGAAGATAAAGAAGTTTTGGTGATTTCATCATCTATTATTATGACCTGATTTTTAGTTGATCCAAAACCAGTTTCTTCATTAGAAACATCGTTAGCAACTATCATGTTTGCATTAGACTCTTTGAGTCTCATTGAAGCTTTTTCAATTAATTGTTCCTTGCTTAGATTATACTCTGCTTTAAAAGCAATGAGAAATATTTCAGGATTAATTACCTTGGCAGCATTTATTATTTTAGCGGTAGGCTCCAATTTGAGGGTTAAGTCTTCATCTGATGAGATTTTAAGATTAATATCTCTTGATCCTTTTTTAATGGTAAAATCAGAAACAGCTGCAGCTGAGATAAAAATATGCTGATTTTCCACCAGTTGAGTTATAATCTGGTACATTTCATTAGCGGATTCTGCCTTTATAGATTTAAATGATTTAGGTATCTCTGTTGAAACATTAGCATAAACAAGGGTCACCTCTGCACCCTTTATGAAAGCCTGTTTAGCAATTTCAACTCCCATCTTTCCTGAACTTCGGTTAGTGATGCCTCTGATAGGATCTATCTCTTCAAAAGTTCCGCCGGCAGTCACCAGTACCTTCTTACCCTGCAGTTCACCTTCAGACATTAGCTGTAAAGAATGTAATACAATATCATCTATTTCAGGAAATTTAGCCTTACCTTCTTCTATTTTTGGCTTAACAAAATTTATCCCTTGGCTTTTTAATTTATCAATATTTTCCACAATTGCTTTATACATGGAATTGTGCATGGATGGGACCATTAAAATAGGCGTTTTATAACCAAAAGCTGTAATTAACAAAGCATTTATGGGATTATCTGCAATTTTATAAGCAAATTTACTGACTAAATTTGCAGTTGAAGGTGCTACGATAATCAGATCTGCCTGTGCATATTTCACATGCTCGATCTCACCGGTAAGATTTAAGACAACTTTCTCGCCAGTGGCAAACTCCATAGCATTAGGGTGAATTATATGGCATGCTTCATCACTCATGAAACATTTTACATTTGCACCTTGCCTTTTGAGTTCACGTGCAAGTTTTACCGACTCTATTGCTGCTATACTCCCAGTAACACAAAGTATAATTTCCATGTTATCCGCAATTTTTT harbors:
- a CDS encoding fibrillarin (involved in pre-rRNA processing), coding for MEINEKFNGVFQINNSIATANINPGIKVYGEKLLEVEDAEYRIWDPRRSKLCAAIKNGLSNFPITKESKILYLGASAGTTPSHISDIAYEGIVYCVEFSPRIMRNLMEVCQNRKNMIPILDDATKPLNYLPMLEKVDMIYCDVAQPKQSELFMDNMRLYLKEEGYGIITLKSRSIDVTKNPKKVFKEEESKLKSKGFKITEKIDLKPYEKDHMAFLCQIDF
- the coaBC gene encoding bifunctional phosphopantothenoylcysteine decarboxylase/phosphopantothenate--cysteine ligase CoaBC, with the protein product MEIILCVTGSIAAIESVKLARELKRQGANVKCFMSDEACHIIHPNAMEFATGEKVVLNLTGEIEHVKYAQADLIIVAPSTANLVSKFAYKIADNPINALLITAFGYKTPILMVPSMHNSMYKAIVENIDKLKSQGINFVKPKIEEGKAKFPEIDDIVLHSLQLMSEGELQGKKVLVTAGGTFEEIDPIRGITNRSSGKMGVEIAKQAFIKGAEVTLVYANVSTEIPKSFKSIKAESANEMYQIITQLVENQHIFISAAAVSDFTIKKGSRDINLKISSDEDLTLKLEPTAKIINAAKVINPEIFLIAFKAEYNLSKEQLIEKASMRLKESNANMIVANDVSNEETGFGSTKNQVIIIDDEITKTSLSSKENIAQIIIERIIKKLS